Genomic DNA from Haloplanus aerogenes:
ACCTCAGCGACGAGGAAATCGAGGAGCGTCTGGAGGGGTACGAACCCGAACCGAACTACACGAACGGCGTGCTGGCGAAGTACGGCCAGACGTTCGACTCGGCGTCGAACGGCGCGGTGACGAATCCCGGCGTGAAGAAGGACTAATCGTCCAAGTCGCGTAACGTCTCGTGGACGCCGACGACCATCGTCGGCACCACGAGCATGAACAGGTGTTCTTCGATGGGGATGCCCAGCAGGTCGATTCCCGTCCGCATCGGAATCGAGAAGACGCCGACCGAGAGCGTGTACCAGTCCCAGACGTAGGCGAAGGGGTAGAGGACGGCCGTCGTCCGGGCGGCGGCGCGAACGGCGTCGGCGCGGACCACGAGCGTGATAGCGACTGCCCCCCACAGCACCTCGGTCGCGAGGTAGGTGTACGGCCCGAGCGCCGTGATGTCAGGGAGGGTGACTCCGGCGAGCGGGCGGAGCCACACGGCGACGACGAGCAGGGCGAAAAAGAGGTAGGACGCCCGCACGAGGAGCATCGTCGCCAGTTCGGCGTCCGCCCGACGGGCGACGACCGCGACGGCGAGGAAGGGGACGACGGCGAGTGCCGACCCTCGCGGGACGACGGCGGTAACGGCGAGGGCGACCACCGCGACCATGCCCGCACCCATTAGCCCGGCGGCGAGACGGCGCGCTGCCGGGCGCCCGAGGACGACGGCGACGGTCCGCTTGTCCACCGAGCGGTCGTAGTCGTAGTCGGTGGCGTCGTCGACCACCTTGATCCCCGCGAGGACGACGACGAAGACGACGGCGAAGGCGAGGACGGTCGTCGAGAGCGTCCGGGTCTGGACGTAGTAGCCGCCGAGGAGAGCGAAGCCGATGCCGGTCGGGTAGCCGAGCGTCGCGCCGAACGGGTTCGTGTCCAACTGCGGCGCGTGGAGGACGGCCACGAGCCACCCCGGGAGTGCGAGGAGGGCGGCGACCGGGTCGACGAGGAGGGAGAGGGCGACACAGCCGGCGAAAAACAGCGTCGTCGACCCCGCGAGCGCGAGGTGACAGCCCCGGCGTGTGAGGGGGTGGTCGTCGTCTTCGCCGCGGTGGTGGAAGTCCACGAGGCCGTCCTTGACGTGGGCGGTGTAGAGCGCGCAGAACGCGACGGCGAGGTGAAGCAGTGCCAGTCGCGGATGGGGAAACCCACCGAGGACGGCGCCGAATCCCGACGCGGCGAGCGGCGGCGCCATGAACACCGGGTGGACCTGCGAGGCGACGGCGCCGACGGCCGCACGCGGGCCGGTTCCGTGTCTGGCGATGGCCATAGCACCGTGGGTATGTGTTACAGTGACATATACTGTCGGCCGTCGTGGATCGAATGGTATCCGCGACCGGCCGACCGACACCTTATCGGACCCCCCGCCGTAGCCGTCGAGCATGACCGCACGCGAACGGCAGGGCCCGCTCGACGGCCTGCGTGTCGTCGACTGTTCGGGCATGATCGCTGGCGGCTTCGCCACGACGCAGTTGGGCGATTTCGGCGCCGACGTGATCAAGGTCGAACACCCCGACGGTACCGATCCGCTCCGCGAGTGGCCGCCCTACGACGAGGGCGTCTCGCTCTGGTGGAAGTCCATCGGCCGGAACAAGCGGTGTGTGACGCTGGATTTGAGCACCGCGGAAGGGAGCGCGCTCCTCCTCGACCTGATCGCGGACGCTGACGTACTCTTCGAGAACTTCCGGCCGGGGACGATGGAGAAGTGGGGACTGGGCCCCGACCGACTCCACGAGGAGAACCCCGGGTTGATCGTCGTCCGGCAGTCGGGTTACGGCCAGACGGGGCCGCGCGCGCAGAAACCCGGCTTCGGCACCGTCGCGGAGGGAATCACCAACTGGGCGCACGTCAACGGCTTCCCGGACAGCAAGCCCCTCCTCCCGCCGATCAGCCTCGCGGATCTCACCGCCGCCAACTTCGCCGTGCAGGGCGTCATGTTCGCCATCTTCGAGCGCGACGTGGGGCGTGCCGGCGGGAGCGGCGAGGGGCAGGTGATCGACATGAGCCTCTACGAACCGCTCTTCCGGCTCTTCCTCTCGGAAGTCGAGGCGTACGACCGCCTCGGCGAAGTGCGGGAGCGGATCGGCAACCACCACGAGAACGCGGCGCCGCGAAACGTCTACGAAACCGAAGACGGCTACCTGACGCTCTCGGCGTCCGCCCAGTCCATCTTCGAGAACGTGGCCGACGCCATCGACCGTCCGGATCTGATCGAGGACCCTCGATTCGCGGACAACGAGAGCCGCGTCGAACACGCCGACGAACTCGACGAGGTCATCGAGGCGTGGACGCGCGAGCGGACGACCGAGGAAGCCATCGCGGAGATGGAGGCCGCAGACGCCATCGTCGGTCCCGTCTACGACATGGCCGACATCTTCGAGGACGAGCAGTACGCGGCCCGAAACGACATCGTGGAGGTCGACGACGAGGATCTGGGATCGCTGAAGACGGCGGCGCCGGTGCCGCGGTTCACCCGCACGCCGGGCGCCGTCGAACACGCCGGACCGGGCCACGGCCAGCACAACGACGAGGTGTATCTCTCGGAACTCGGCCTCGACGAGGCGGAGTACGAGCGCCTCCGTTCGGAGGGCGTGATCTGATGCCGGTCGCGCTCCGCGACGTGACGATCCGCGAGGGCGCGCAGATGCCCGGACGGGAGTACGACGTGGAGAAGCGCGTGACGGCCGGACGGGCGCTCGACCGCCTCGGTCTCGACGCCGTGCAGGCTGGCTTCCCGGTCGTCGGCGAGACGGACCGGGAAGCGATCCGACAACTGGCGGGCGACGACGACGTATCGGCCGATATCGTTGCCCTCGCCCGCGCCATCGCCGGCGACGTGGACGCCGCCCTCGACGCCGAGGCGGACGTGATCGAGGTGATCGTCCCGACCTCCGATCAGCAACTCGAACACGTCCTCGGAAAGTCCGGCGACGAGGCGCTGGCGATGGCCGGCGAGGCGCTGGATCGGGCGCGCGAGGGCGGCACGGAGGTGCATCTCACGCTCGTCGACGGCTTCCGAACCGATACGGCCGACCTCGTCGATACGTTCGCCGCCTTCCCCTCGGTGCCGACGATCACCGTCGCGGACACGGTGGGAGCGCGGACACCGGACCGCGTCCGTGACATCGTGACCGACCTGTGCGACCGTGGCGTCGACGGCGACCGACTCGGCGTCCACTTCCACGACGACCTCGGCGTCGCGGTGGCGAACACGCTCGCCGCCGTCGACGCCGGGGCGACGGCCGCCGACGTGAGCGTCGCGTCGCTCGGCGAACGCGCGGGCAACGCGGCGCTGGAGCGGGTCGTCGTTTCGGATGCAGTGGACGGGAGCGGCGACTGCGCCGCCGCCGTCGACCGGAGCGAACTCGTCCCCGCCTGTGAGGCGGTCCTCGACGCGCTCGACGAGTCGGTCGATCCGCGGACACCGGTGTTGGGTGCGGACGTGACGACCCACGAGTCGGGAATCCACACCGCGGCGATGCTCCGCGATCCGGGCACGTTCGAACCGTTCGATCCGGCGACGTTCGGCGGGGAGCGACGCCTCGTCTTCGGTCCGGGGAGTGGTCGGGGGAGCGCCCGTGCGCTGCTAGAGCAGGCAGGGGTCGATCCGACCGACGAGCGCGTGGCGACCCTGCTCGATCTGCTGGCCGAGCGCGGGCCGATGGACGCCGACGCGGCGACGGCGCTGGTCGTGGAGCGATTCTGAGCGCGACCGACACACACGACAGCGTTTTGTCATCTCGGTGCGTCGGTCGAGGTAGATGCTCACCGAGCGACCGCGACGGCGAGGGGGGCTGTGAGCGACGGTCCCGACGGCGTGGCCATCGACCGCCGCTACCTCCTCGCGTCGGCGTTGCTCTGTCTCGTCGCGACGCGGCCGCCCGCGATCTGACCTACCCCGAGAACTACGTGCTGAGCGAGGAGGGCCGCAACCGGATGTTCAACTACTTCGTCAACGGCCAGTCGCTGTCGGCAGGGTTCGCGGCCGACACCTACCTCTCCTTCCTGACAGCAGGTGACCTGACGGAGTGGTACCGACGGCTGGCCGACCGAGTCGGGTTCGTCGTCGTGCGGACGGTGGCGGCGTACGAGTCGGACGGCGGCATCGTGTCGGGGGTACCGCGCAACTACCGACTGCTCCACCACGCCCTCGGGAGCGCGACCGGCGGCTTCGACGGCACGGCCCACTTCCGAGTGGTGTACGCGAGTCCGGACCGCTACGTCACGGTGTTCGAACTCGTAGCCGGGGCGACCATCGTGGGACGAGGGGCGCCGCGCGAACGCGTCGCCGTCGAAACGACGGTGCCGGTGGCGAACGTGCCGGAGCGCATCGAATTCCGGCGGGTCGTCGAGACGGGAGCAAACGGGAGATTCGACGTGACCGTCCCGCACCCGGGGCGCTACCGGATCGGGGACCGGACCGTTCGTGTAACCGAGACGGACGTTCGAGCGGGGGCGACGGTTCGGATCGACGGGTCGTGACGTGCCAGCGAGACTCACGGAATCGATTTAGGTCACAGACCCGTCCCTGACGTATGAACTACGATTCTGCGCTCGACCGCGCCTACGACACGCTTCCGGAGCGAACGCGGGAGGCAGGTGACCGCCTGCAGGTCCCCGACCCGGTCGGCGAGACGGACGGCGCGTTCACCCGCCTGACGAACCTCGGCGACATCGCGGACGCGCTCGGCCGCGAGCCCGAACACCTTCACCGCTCGATCCAGCGCGAACTCGGGACGAACGGCCAGTTCGATGGCGACCGCGCCCGCTACAACGGTTCCTTCACCGTCAGCGAGTTCGACGCCGCCATCGACGCCTACGTCACCGAGTACGTCACGTGTTCGGAGTGTGGCCTGCCGGACACCAACCTCGTCCGCGAGGACGGCGTCGACATGCTCCGCTGTACGGCGTGTGGGGCGTTCCGTCCGGTCGCCAAGCGCCCGCAGCAGAGTTCGTCGTCGAGCACCCCGACGCTGGAGGAGGGCAAGACCTACCAGCTCCAGATCACGGGCACCGGCCGCAAGGGCGACGGCGTCGCCGAGCGCGGCAAGTACACTATCTTCGTCCCCGGCGCGCAGGAGGGGCAGGTCGTCGAGGCGTACATCGAGAACATCAGCGGGACGCTCGCGTTCGCGCAGTTGGCGTAGGCGGAAACCGAAACCGATAGTCGGCCGGCTACCGTCGTCGGTGCCATGCGACTGGCACGCATCTCCACGGCCAAGGGCATCTTCACCGGCGAGTACGACGACGGCGTCGTCTACACCGAGGGCGACGGCGAGGCGTACACGATCGGTGAGGACGCCGAACTGATGGCGCCCTGCGATCCCGACGCCATCTTCTGTACGGGTCGCAACTTCGGCGCGAAGATCGAACAGATGGGCGAGGGTGACCTCCCGGACCGCCCGGACTGGTTCATCAAGCCGCCACACGCGCTCCACCCGCCGAATCAGCCCATCGAATACCCCGAGTGGATGAGTTCGTTCACCTACGCGGGCGAACTCGCCGCGGTCATCGGCGAACGGTGTCACGACCTCACCGTCGACGAGGTGGACGACGCCCTCCTCGGCTACACCATCCTGAACGACCTCGACGCCTACGATCAGGACCGCCGCACGGCCCGGAAGACGTTCGACGGGTCGGCACCGCTGGGACCGTGGATCGAGACCGACGTGGACCTCGACGGGATGGCGATGGAGACGGTCATCTCGGGCGAACAGCGCCAGTCTGCGGCGACCGACGAGATGATCTTCCATCCCGAGGAAATCGTCGCCTTCCTCTCGGAACGATACACCTTCCGCCCGGGCGACGTCATCTCGTTCGGCAGTCCGGCGAACCCCGGCCTCCTCGAACCCGGCGACACCGTCGAGATCACCTACGAGGGCGTCGGGACGCTGCGAAACGAGATCGTAGAGCCGTAACGCCTAACGCGCTCGCGTGCGGCTCCCTCCCATGGCCGAACGCCTCGACCTCTCGGACGGGTTCGACGTCCACGACTACCGCGCGGGGCTGAAACTCCACACGCAGGACGGCACGTCGATGTATCTGGAGAATCGGAAGGGGTACGAGTGTCCGGCCTGCGGACGGCAGTTCGAGCGCCTGTTCGTCTCGGAGGACGACCGGGTCACGTTCGGCAACCCCCCGGACGCGCCGTTCTGTCTCGCGCGGACGCCCGAACGGATGCTTCTGTTGACACACTGACCGTTTCCGCAACGCCGAACCGAAAAGCGTGAGAGTCCGCGCGTCGAACCGACGACTCACACGATGTACGAGGACATCCTGCTCCCGACGGACGGGAGCGAGTCGATGGACGCGGTGATCGATCACGCGGCCGACATCGCCGCGCGCCGCGACGCCACGGTACACGCCCTGTACGTTATCGACGACCGCTCGTTTCTGACGCTGCAGGAGGAGATGAAAGGGGACGTGGTCGACGGCCTCCGGGCCGAAGGCGAGACGGCGACCACGGCGGTCGCGAGTCGCCTCGAAGCCGACGGCGTCACCGTCCGAACGGCGATCCGCAAGGGCAACCCCGCCGACGAAGTGCTCGACTACGTCGAGGAGGTGGGGATCGATCTCGTCGTCATGGGCACCCACGGCGCCGACTACGAGCGCAACATGCTCGGCAGCGTCTCGCAGAAGGTCGTGACGATGTCGGACGTGCCGGTGCTGACCGTCAACATCGGCGAGCGGTAGCTAACCGTCGGCAGTCCTACTCGGACTCGAAATCGAGCGCGACGGAGTTGATACAGTAGCGCTCGCCCGTCGGATCGGGACCGTCCTCGAAGACGTGGCCGAGGTGGCCGCCACACCGGGCACACAGGACTTCCGTCCGCGACATCCCGTGTCGGGTGTCCGTCTCCAACTCCACGGAGCCGTCGAGGGCGTCGTAGAAACTCGGCCACCCGGTCCCGGAGCCGAACTTGGTCTCGGAATCGAACAGTTCGGCACCACAGCCGGCGCAGGTGTACGTGCCGTCCGCCTTCTGGTCGAGGTAGTCGCCGCTGAACTTGGGTTCCGTGCCGCGTTCGCGCAGGATGTGGTACTCGTCGTCGGAGAGTCGTTCGCGCCACTCCTCGTCGGACAGGTCAGCTAGGGATCGCTCCTCGTTGCTCATAGCAGGGATTGGGGCTGGAGCGGCATAGCCTCGGCGCCTACCGGACCGGCACGCCGTCGATATCGAGCAGATCGGTCAGCCCGTCGAGTTCGTAGGTGGGCTCGACCGAGAGATCGTAGGACTCGCGGTGGGGACGGCGGACGAAGGCGGCGTCGAGGCCGGCGTTGCGCGCCGCCAGCACGTCGGACTCGCTATCGCCGACGAAGAGCGCGGAGTCGGCGTCCAGATCGGCGAGCGCGCGGTGGAGGTAGTAGGGCTCG
This window encodes:
- the msrB gene encoding peptide-methionine (R)-S-oxide reductase MsrB, producing the protein MSNEERSLADLSDEEWRERLSDDEYHILRERGTEPKFSGDYLDQKADGTYTCAGCGAELFDSETKFGSGTGWPSFYDALDGSVELETDTRHGMSRTEVLCARCGGHLGHVFEDGPDPTGERYCINSVALDFESE
- a CDS encoding DUF7385 family protein; translation: MAERLDLSDGFDVHDYRAGLKLHTQDGTSMYLENRKGYECPACGRQFERLFVSEDDRVTFGNPPDAPFCLARTPERMLLLTH
- a CDS encoding fumarylacetoacetate hydrolase family protein: MRLARISTAKGIFTGEYDDGVVYTEGDGEAYTIGEDAELMAPCDPDAIFCTGRNFGAKIEQMGEGDLPDRPDWFIKPPHALHPPNQPIEYPEWMSSFTYAGELAAVIGERCHDLTVDEVDDALLGYTILNDLDAYDQDRRTARKTFDGSAPLGPWIETDVDLDGMAMETVISGEQRQSAATDEMIFHPEEIVAFLSERYTFRPGDVISFGSPANPGLLEPGDTVEITYEGVGTLRNEIVEP
- a CDS encoding CaiB/BaiF CoA transferase family protein; this encodes MTARERQGPLDGLRVVDCSGMIAGGFATTQLGDFGADVIKVEHPDGTDPLREWPPYDEGVSLWWKSIGRNKRCVTLDLSTAEGSALLLDLIADADVLFENFRPGTMEKWGLGPDRLHEENPGLIVVRQSGYGQTGPRAQKPGFGTVAEGITNWAHVNGFPDSKPLLPPISLADLTAANFAVQGVMFAIFERDVGRAGGSGEGQVIDMSLYEPLFRLFLSEVEAYDRLGEVRERIGNHHENAAPRNVYETEDGYLTLSASAQSIFENVADAIDRPDLIEDPRFADNESRVEHADELDEVIEAWTRERTTEEAIAEMEAADAIVGPVYDMADIFEDEQYAARNDIVEVDDEDLGSLKTAAPVPRFTRTPGAVEHAGPGHGQHNDEVYLSELGLDEAEYERLRSEGVI
- a CDS encoding translation initiation factor IF-2 subunit beta, whose translation is MNYDSALDRAYDTLPERTREAGDRLQVPDPVGETDGAFTRLTNLGDIADALGREPEHLHRSIQRELGTNGQFDGDRARYNGSFTVSEFDAAIDAYVTEYVTCSECGLPDTNLVREDGVDMLRCTACGAFRPVAKRPQQSSSSSTPTLEEGKTYQLQITGTGRKGDGVAERGKYTIFVPGAQEGQVVEAYIENISGTLAFAQLA
- a CDS encoding universal stress protein, coding for MYEDILLPTDGSESMDAVIDHAADIAARRDATVHALYVIDDRSFLTLQEEMKGDVVDGLRAEGETATTAVASRLEADGVTVRTAIRKGNPADEVLDYVEEVGIDLVVMGTHGADYERNMLGSVSQKVVTMSDVPVLTVNIGER
- a CDS encoding LeuA family protein, which gives rise to MPVALRDVTIREGAQMPGREYDVEKRVTAGRALDRLGLDAVQAGFPVVGETDREAIRQLAGDDDVSADIVALARAIAGDVDAALDAEADVIEVIVPTSDQQLEHVLGKSGDEALAMAGEALDRAREGGTEVHLTLVDGFRTDTADLVDTFAAFPSVPTITVADTVGARTPDRVRDIVTDLCDRGVDGDRLGVHFHDDLGVAVANTLAAVDAGATAADVSVASLGERAGNAALERVVVSDAVDGSGDCAAAVDRSELVPACEAVLDALDESVDPRTPVLGADVTTHESGIHTAAMLRDPGTFEPFDPATFGGERRLVFGPGSGRGSARALLEQAGVDPTDERVATLLDLLAERGPMDADAATALVVERF
- a CDS encoding lycopene cyclase domain-containing protein — translated: MAIARHGTGPRAAVGAVASQVHPVFMAPPLAASGFGAVLGGFPHPRLALLHLAVAFCALYTAHVKDGLVDFHHRGEDDDHPLTRRGCHLALAGSTTLFFAGCVALSLLVDPVAALLALPGWLVAVLHAPQLDTNPFGATLGYPTGIGFALLGGYYVQTRTLSTTVLAFAVVFVVVLAGIKVVDDATDYDYDRSVDKRTVAVVLGRPAARRLAAGLMGAGMVAVVALAVTAVVPRGSALAVVPFLAVAVVARRADAELATMLLVRASYLFFALLVVAVWLRPLAGVTLPDITALGPYTYLATEVLWGAVAITLVVRADAVRAAARTTAVLYPFAYVWDWYTLSVGVFSIPMRTGIDLLGIPIEEHLFMLVVPTMVVGVHETLRDLDD